One stretch of Pomacea canaliculata isolate SZHN2017 linkage group LG11, ASM307304v1, whole genome shotgun sequence DNA includes these proteins:
- the LOC112575778 gene encoding high affinity choline transporter 1-like, with protein sequence MVLPLMLKEFTPDAVSIMGLGAVSAAVMSSMDSAVLGSSSMFTHNLYKPSLRPKASDRELLWVQRLSIFVIGAAATAMSIYIRTVWGLFVLAADIVYVIVLPQLTCALFVPSTNAYGALTAFLAGAILRIGAGETTLNLPAFIRYPLYDEGTGEQKFPFRLVAFAAAMLCHVVVSVMMATCFKRGWLPAAWNRLRGR encoded by the exons ATGGTGCTTCCTCTCATGCTCAAGGAGTTCACTCCGGACGCCGTGTCTATCATGG GTCTGGGAGCTGTGTCTGCTGCCGTCATGTCTTCCATGGACAGCGCTGTGCTGGGCTCCAGTTCCATGTTCACCCACAACCTGTACAAGCCCTCCCTCCGTCCGAAA GCGAGCGACAGAGAACTACTGTGGGTCCAACGGCTGTCCATCTTCGTCATCGGCGCTGCAGCCACCGCCATGTCCATCTACATCCGCACCGTGTGGGGCCTTTTTGTCCTAGCCGCCGACATTGTCTACGTCATCGTCCTGCCGCAGctgacatgcgcactctttGTCCCCAGCACCAACGCTTACGGCGCGCTCACCGCCTTTCTCGCCGGCGCCATCTTGAGAATCGGGGCAGGGGAGACCACTCTAAACCTGCCTGCCTTCATCCGGTATCCGCTCTACGACGAAGGGACAGGCGAGCAGAAGTTTCCTTTTCGTCTCGTCGCCTTCGCGGCGgccatgttgtgtcacgtgGTAGTCTCCGTGATGATGGCTACGTGTTTCAAGAGAGGATGGCTTCCAGCTGCTTGGAACCGGCTTAGGGGCCGATGA
- the LOC112575686 gene encoding collagen alpha-1(III) chain-like, with translation MNNYRFTTTRSTTTDYVRSTRPYMIEVDDSAPVPLIVGIALAIFIGFVIIVCCICRRRSITSGSNAQNASNNYQRAPTGDGGTFAGGFTGGGGVGVGGGAYPMAPMNSIYPPAQGQVPSATVGQAVHGGLNVGQHPAQHPYPSLPPTAYTPPYPLGYTQLPSYMPNSQSHTSSSSGPSTDRGITGFSPPPPAPPPAGMMAPGDPQRSQLSGPGSSASSSGGGGSSSIGGVSGSGMPGSVGMPGGVGMPGGVGIPGGMMGLSGYAQHPSVTTGYGFVGEKPYVPGPGYPMQTMTADPMGGGVMLQRVGSPLPTGMTTTEMGHL, from the exons ATGAATAATTATAGATTCACCACCACCCGATCGACGACAACCGACTATGTTC GATCAACAAGGCCATATATGATAGAAGTGGATGACTCGGCTCCTGTTCCACTGATTGTTGGTATTGCCTTGGCCATTTTTATTGGCTTCGTCATCattgtctgctgcatttgtcgAAGAAGATCAATAACAAGTGGATCTAATGCTCAAAATGCATCTAACAATTATCAGAGAGCTCCAACTGGTGATGGTGGAACATTTGCAGGGGGTTTTACTGGGGGAGGTGGCGTTGGAGTGGGTGGAGGTGCTTACCCCATGGCACCAATGAACTCAATCTATCCTCCTGCACAAGGGCAGGTGCCAAGTGCAACAGTAGGACAAGCTGTTCATG GTGGCTTAAATGTTGGCCAGCATCCAGCACAACATCCATACCCATCGCTTCCTCCTACCGCCTACACACCACCTTATCCGCTAGGGTACACACAGCTACCGTCTTATATGCCGAATTCACAGTCGCACACCTCCTCGTCCTCGGGACCCAGCACAGACCGTGGAATCACTGggttctctcctcctcctccagcacCACCCCCAGCAGGTATGATGGCACCTGGGGACCCCCAGCGAAGTCAGCTCAGCGGCCCAGGCTCCTCTGCCAGCAGTAGCGGTGGGGGAGGTAGCAGCAGCATTGGTGGGGTTTCCGGATCAGGGATGCCAGGTAGTGTTGGCATGCCAGGTGGTGTTGGCATGCCTGGTGGTGTTGGCATACCAGGTGGCATGATGGGCCTTTCAGGGTATGCCCAGCACCCTTCAGTGACGACTGGTTATGGATTCGTAGGTGAGAAACCTTACGTACCAGGACCAGGTTACCCTATGCAGACAATGACAGCAGATCCAATGGGTGGAGGGGTCATGCTGCAGAGGGTGGGGTCACCGCTGCCAACAGGAATGACAACTACTGAGATGGGGCACCTTTGA